The Candidatus Binatia bacterium genome contains a region encoding:
- a CDS encoding bifunctional nuclease family protein: MQDAPEKDKDLVQMTVGGVTLDPVTKTPVVLLKDEREELTLPIWVGLLEATAMATELEGVKMARPMTHDLLKRIVEEVGASVSRIIVTDLRENTFYAEIELMVGDRRHSLDARPSDAISLALRTGCPIFVARDVITASGTRDEAAEEEDAPPAESTLDLSDVDREEWNEILENLDPNDFKYKM; the protein is encoded by the coding sequence GTGCAGGACGCTCCGGAAAAGGACAAGGACCTCGTCCAGATGACGGTCGGGGGAGTCACCCTCGACCCCGTCACCAAGACCCCCGTGGTCCTGCTGAAGGACGAGCGCGAGGAGTTGACCCTGCCGATCTGGGTGGGCCTGCTCGAGGCCACCGCCATGGCCACCGAGCTCGAGGGGGTCAAAATGGCCCGCCCGATGACCCACGACCTGCTCAAGCGCATCGTCGAGGAGGTCGGCGCCTCGGTCTCCCGAATCATCGTCACCGATCTTCGCGAGAACACGTTCTATGCCGAGATCGAGCTGATGGTCGGTGACCGCCGCCACAGCCTGGACGCGAGACCGAGCGATGCGATTTCTCTGGCGCTTCGCACCGGTTGCCCGATTTTTGTCGCGCGTGACGTCATCACTGCCTCCGGCACCCGCGACGAGGCTGCCGAGGAGGAGGACGCGCCCCCGGCGGAGAGCACCCTCGACCTGTCCGATGTCGACCGCGAGGAATGGAACGAGATCCTCGAAAATCTCGATCCCAACGACTTCAAGTACAAGATGTAG
- a CDS encoding MoxR family ATPase, whose protein sequence is MSDVRTRLAAQNYICDDNIATVVYLATRLGKPLLVEGPAGVGKTELAKVIASGLGARLIRMQCYEGIDEAKALYEWEYAKQLLYTQVLKEKITEVTSGAATLSEAVDRITAQDDVFFSNRFILPRPLLQAIQSDDRCVLLIDEIDKADAEFEAFLLEILSDFQVTVPEIGTIEAKHIPIVLLTSNNAREMSDALKRRCLHLYIDFPNPQLELEIIRLKVPEAAATLAEDIAALIQSLRKLDMKKKPSISETLDWAKALVIMNARGLGDEIVRNTLSTIAKYEGDLRKTEKELATFLERRKAEEKAKQAAAAASPASSDGGDLLH, encoded by the coding sequence ATCAGCGACGTGCGCACGCGGCTGGCCGCGCAGAACTACATCTGCGACGACAACATCGCGACGGTCGTCTACCTGGCCACCCGCCTGGGCAAACCCCTGCTCGTCGAAGGTCCCGCCGGTGTCGGCAAGACCGAGCTGGCCAAGGTGATTGCCAGCGGCCTCGGAGCGCGCCTCATCCGCATGCAGTGCTACGAGGGCATCGACGAAGCCAAGGCGCTGTACGAGTGGGAGTACGCCAAGCAGCTCCTGTACACGCAGGTGCTCAAGGAAAAGATCACCGAGGTGACCTCGGGCGCCGCGACGCTGTCCGAGGCGGTCGACCGCATCACTGCCCAGGACGACGTGTTCTTCTCGAACCGTTTCATCCTGCCGCGGCCGCTGCTGCAGGCCATCCAGTCCGACGATCGCTGCGTGCTGCTGATCGACGAGATCGACAAGGCCGACGCCGAGTTCGAGGCGTTCCTGCTCGAGATCCTCAGCGACTTCCAGGTGACGGTGCCGGAAATCGGCACCATCGAGGCCAAGCACATCCCGATCGTGCTGCTGACCAGCAACAACGCGCGGGAAATGTCGGACGCGCTCAAGCGGCGCTGCCTGCACCTGTACATCGATTTCCCGAATCCGCAGCTCGAGCTCGAGATCATCCGGCTGAAGGTGCCCGAGGCTGCCGCGACGCTGGCCGAAGACATTGCGGCGCTGATCCAGTCGCTGCGCAAGCTCGACATGAAGAAGAAGCCGAGCATCTCGGAGACGCTCGACTGGGCCAAGGCGCTGGTGATCATGAACGCGCGCGGGCTCGGCGACGAGATCGTTCGCAACACGCTGTCGACGATCGCCAAGTACGAGGGCGACCTGCGCAAGACCGAAAAGGAGCTGGCGACTTTCCTCGAGCGGCGCAAGGCCGAGGAAAAGGCCAAGCAGGCGGCTGCGGCTGCGTCACCGGCGTCGAGCGACGGCGGCGACCTGCTGCACTAG
- a CDS encoding NAD(P)/FAD-dependent oxidoreductase has product MDRASCDVAIIGAGVSGLAAADLLVEHGLDVVVLEARSRLGGRIHTRFDFAAVPIELGAEFVHGRHPELMQRIGECSLHLVERRFRPLGLQDGRDVTNLRAWDRVFHALADPDAPDVPISLRIEELVAREGWSDAEARRLRSYVEGYMAAEVERASARALSQEVRAASRIEDEHNASILEGYEVLVRHLARLLDPVRVGLETVARRIRWSAGAATIEATSGTAGANSSLQASAVVVTVPLPFLQLDRADPRALAFEPAVPQIEAAARKLAMGNVVKLFLRFRIPLAELAGLDASLRGALEQARFLQTAGNPVPMWWVVGSQQEPVLVGWIGGPAADRLSALSPAAIVMAGIDTLARALGIDPAVVTAVVADSAVADWLHDPWALGAYSWIPAGALDAPAMLAAPIAATLYFAGEATDTAGYRGTVHGALETGLRAARQILAERAIATKPAAVGGVLPETAG; this is encoded by the coding sequence ATGGACCGCGCAAGCTGCGATGTCGCGATCATCGGTGCCGGCGTCTCCGGCCTGGCCGCTGCCGACCTGCTGGTCGAGCACGGCCTCGACGTCGTGGTGCTCGAGGCGCGCTCGCGCCTCGGCGGAAGGATCCACACGAGGTTCGATTTTGCCGCCGTGCCGATCGAGCTCGGCGCCGAGTTCGTGCACGGTCGCCATCCGGAATTGATGCAGCGGATCGGCGAGTGTTCGCTGCACCTCGTCGAAAGGCGGTTCCGGCCCCTTGGTCTCCAGGACGGCCGCGATGTGACCAACCTGCGCGCGTGGGACCGCGTGTTCCACGCGCTGGCGGATCCCGACGCTCCCGACGTCCCGATCTCGCTACGCATCGAGGAGCTCGTCGCGCGCGAGGGATGGTCGGACGCCGAAGCCAGGCGCCTTCGCTCCTATGTCGAAGGATACATGGCCGCCGAAGTCGAACGCGCCAGCGCTCGGGCGCTCTCGCAGGAAGTACGTGCCGCCAGTCGCATCGAGGACGAGCACAACGCTTCGATCCTCGAGGGCTACGAGGTGCTGGTGCGCCATCTGGCACGCCTCCTCGACCCTGTTCGCGTGGGCCTCGAGACCGTTGCCCGCCGCATTCGCTGGTCGGCGGGTGCGGCAACCATCGAAGCGACCAGCGGCACTGCAGGCGCGAACAGCTCCCTCCAGGCGTCTGCCGTGGTCGTGACGGTGCCGCTTCCTTTTTTGCAGCTCGACCGAGCGGATCCGCGCGCGCTCGCCTTTGAGCCTGCAGTGCCGCAGATCGAAGCGGCAGCGCGAAAGCTGGCGATGGGCAATGTCGTCAAGCTGTTCCTGCGTTTCCGAATCCCACTTGCCGAGCTTGCGGGCCTCGATGCCTCGCTTCGCGGCGCGCTCGAGCAGGCGCGCTTTCTTCAGACCGCGGGCAATCCGGTGCCTATGTGGTGGGTCGTGGGTTCCCAGCAGGAGCCCGTGCTCGTCGGCTGGATCGGGGGACCGGCGGCCGATCGTCTCTCGGCGCTGTCGCCGGCTGCGATCGTCATGGCGGGAATCGATACGCTCGCACGGGCGCTCGGGATCGATCCAGCCGTTGTCACCGCTGTCGTTGCCGACAGCGCCGTCGCGGACTGGCTGCACGACCCGTGGGCGCTTGGCGCGTACTCGTGGATCCCGGCCGGCGCGCTGGATGCGCCGGCGATGCTGGCCGCCCCGATCGCTGCAACGCTGTATTTCGCCGGAGAGGCAACCGACACGGCCGGCTACCGCGGCACGGTGCACGGCGCGCTCGAAACGGGACTGCGTGCCGCGCGGCAGATCCTTGCGGAGCGCGCAATCGCGACGAAGCCGGCTGCCGTCGGTGGTGTGCTGCCCGAAACAGCCGGGTGA
- a CDS encoding Hsp20/alpha crystallin family protein, translating to MSTKTEETLALMQIDCEPLHDAPMVARESEHKVEHKIEHKIEHKIEKETTTSTGVESFQTSLNRFLDSCEREFRTRNGEGPVCVPAMDMGETDEIVVFTMELPGVDEADLSIEVTRDTLTVRGEKSGANPAVHNWHYRERTRGRFERIALIPEGIDTEDVAMRMHNGVLTVKMAKLDHTAKPRKIRFAS from the coding sequence ATGAGCACGAAAACGGAAGAGACACTCGCGCTGATGCAGATCGACTGCGAGCCGTTGCACGACGCCCCCATGGTGGCGCGCGAGAGCGAGCACAAGGTCGAGCACAAGATCGAGCACAAGATCGAGCACAAGATCGAGAAGGAAACGACCACCTCGACCGGAGTCGAATCCTTCCAGACCTCGCTCAACCGGTTCCTCGATTCCTGCGAGCGGGAGTTCCGAACCCGTAACGGCGAAGGCCCCGTCTGCGTTCCGGCGATGGACATGGGCGAGACCGACGAAATCGTCGTCTTCACGATGGAGCTGCCCGGCGTGGACGAAGCCGACCTTAGCATCGAGGTCACGCGCGACACGCTGACGGTGCGCGGCGAGAAGAGCGGCGCCAATCCGGCGGTGCACAACTGGCACTATCGCGAGCGCACCCGCGGCCGCTTCGAGCGCATCGCGCTCATTCCCGAAGGCATCGACACCGAGGACGTCGCGATGCGCATGCACAACGGCGTGCTGACGGTGAAGATGGCGAAGCTCGACCATACGGCGAAGCCGAGAAAGATCCGCTTCGCTTCCTGA
- a CDS encoding VWA domain-containing protein — protein sequence MEDRIVEFAGLLRRNGIRVSTAETLDALRGVGTTGIAERSIFKITLRAAMVKRSSDVPVYDELFDVFFSGVGEVVRAAGSAVAAQTQALSEEELRELLEKLAALLSNPDLDISELAKALAMQDAGEMERILRELMESGKLPKTDTNYVPPGANRQMLQMLGAADVAGEFDRILDLARDQGDTEEEIDKLRRYLERRRKELDEMLKGLLRLDKDQQHRAEERSKDRERLLEKSFYYLSPTEIRQMREAVASLARRLKNVMAVRFRQTKRGRLDVSETIRRSMEFGGVPFRIRWDDRRKERPQVIVLCDVSDSVRNVSRFMLQFVHSLQDMYSRVRSYVFVADLAEVTRLFKDNDIQSAIQKAINGDVVNVYAHSDFGKAFMQFHQGHIEAVDSRTTVLILGDARNNYNAPQEWVLREIKERAKQVIWLNPENQSTWGFGDSEMNLYGKSCDFVEECRNLRQLYKVVDLLIAK from the coding sequence ATGGAAGACCGCATCGTCGAGTTCGCGGGGCTGCTGAGGCGAAACGGCATCCGCGTCTCGACGGCCGAGACGCTGGACGCCTTGCGCGGCGTCGGCACGACGGGCATCGCCGAACGCTCGATCTTCAAGATCACGTTGCGCGCGGCGATGGTGAAGCGCTCCTCCGACGTGCCGGTTTACGACGAGCTGTTCGACGTCTTCTTCTCGGGAGTCGGCGAGGTGGTGCGTGCGGCCGGTTCGGCGGTGGCTGCCCAGACCCAGGCGCTGTCCGAGGAAGAGCTGAGGGAACTGCTCGAGAAGCTCGCCGCTCTGCTTTCCAATCCCGACCTCGACATCTCGGAGCTGGCCAAGGCGCTGGCGATGCAGGATGCCGGCGAGATGGAGCGCATCCTGCGCGAGCTGATGGAGTCGGGGAAGCTGCCGAAGACCGACACGAACTACGTTCCTCCGGGCGCCAACCGCCAGATGCTGCAGATGCTCGGCGCCGCCGACGTCGCCGGCGAGTTCGATCGCATTCTCGACCTGGCGCGCGACCAGGGTGACACCGAAGAGGAGATCGACAAGCTGCGGCGCTACCTCGAGAGGCGGCGCAAGGAGCTCGACGAGATGCTCAAGGGCCTGCTGCGCCTGGACAAGGACCAGCAGCACCGGGCCGAAGAGAGGTCGAAGGACCGCGAACGGCTGCTCGAGAAGAGCTTCTACTACCTGTCGCCGACCGAGATCCGCCAGATGCGCGAGGCTGTGGCGTCCCTTGCCCGGCGCCTGAAGAACGTGATGGCCGTTCGCTTTCGCCAGACCAAGCGCGGCCGCCTCGACGTCAGCGAGACGATCCGCCGGTCGATGGAATTCGGCGGGGTGCCGTTCCGCATCCGCTGGGACGATCGCAGGAAGGAAAGGCCGCAGGTGATCGTGCTCTGCGACGTTTCCGATTCGGTGCGCAACGTCTCGCGCTTCATGCTGCAGTTCGTGCACTCGCTGCAGGACATGTACTCGCGCGTGCGTTCGTACGTGTTCGTCGCGGACCTGGCCGAGGTGACGCGGCTGTTCAAGGACAACGACATCCAGAGCGCGATCCAGAAGGCGATTAACGGCGACGTCGTCAACGTCTACGCGCATTCGGACTTCGGGAAGGCGTTCATGCAGTTCCACCAGGGCCACATCGAGGCGGTCGACAGCAGGACGACGGTGCTGATCCTCGGCGACGCCCGCAACAACTACAACGCGCCGCAGGAATGGGTGCTGCGCGAGATCAAGGAAAGGGCCAAGCAGGTGATCTGGCTGAACCCCGAGAACCAGTCGACCTGGGGTTTCGGCGACAGCGAGATGAACCTTTACGGCAAGAGCTGCGATTTCGTCGAGGAGTGCCGCAACCTGCGCCAGCTGTACAAGGTCGTCGACCTGCTGATCGCGAAGTGA